The DNA region AATTAGTTAAACATAAAATGTTGATCTTCAAGATTTATATTTTGGGACTACGAAACATTTCATATCTCTTCCCTGTTTgaacttttacaaaataaaaaagatgttttGTTCTATTATGATGGATGAACAATTGGCTGCTTTGTACTGAAGGATGATGAAAGCAAACAATACACAGGAGATGGATCGGTTGACTTTAAAGGGAGGCCTGTTCTTAAACGGAATACTGGCAATTGGAAGGCTTGCCCATTTATCTTAGGTaagtttttttcatttctcttgtgcttaaaaaatagtaatttttttttgttgattgcaTTTTTATGTAATATGAATCACAGGCAATGAGTGCTGTGAACGTTTGGCGTACTATGGCATTGCGACAAATCTCGTTACCTATCTTACCCAGAAGCTTCATGAAGGAAATGTCTCTGCTGCAAGAAATGTCACCACCTGGCAAGGCACTTGCTATCTTGCACCTCTCATTGGAGCTGTTTTGGCAGATGCTTATTGGGGACGATACTGGACAATTGCCATTTTCTCCACCATTTATTTCATAGTAATTACTAACAAAGATggctttttttctctttctaaacACATCATTTTCCACACACATCCCTCTTATGATATACTTCTGGAAATGTCCTACATAATTTCATAGACAGTCAAGCAAAATATATGCTTGTAATCTGCCAAGGATTTATCTATGCATAAGATTTGTGGGGACAGTCAAGGAATATTCATTGTACAGTAAATTGTAATGGTGATAGGATGTTATTTCTAGTTCTTGTTTGTATGtggaatatgaattattttatagatttcacgtcataaaaaacaattagaaaATGCTTAAGGATATGGAAGAACAGCAAATATTATGCTGTCAAAAAATTTGGTAAAGGGAGATTCATAAGACTAGTTTTGAGTGTGCTGTGATTCAAACTTATTTCTTCCATTGCACTGCTTCTACTTGATATCCAAGTTTCTTAGTGTGGAAGTAAGGAACTTTTACAGATTTCTCTTGAGCACtgaatataattttcaaatgcaTCATCACATTTATCAGGAACACTTGCTGTTTGTATCAGCATGTTGGTATTCTTTGTCACCATTTTGTTTTCTGTGCATCTTTTGCTTCTATATGCTTTGTTGTGCAGTGGTCTATACTTGTTTTAACATGTAAAGTGGCTGTTTCATTCAGGGAATGGGTACATTGACTCTTTCTGCATCGGTTCCTGCTTTGAAGCCTGCAGAGTGTTTGGGTACTGCATGTCCTCCAGCTACTCCTGCACAATATGCTGTGTTCTTCTTTGGCCTCTACCTGATTGCACTTGGGACTGGTGGTATAAAACCATGTGTGTCATCTTTTGGGGCAGATCAGTTTGATGATACTGATCCCCAGGAAAGGATTAAGAAGGGATCCTTTTTCAACTGGTTTTACTTTTCTATCAACATAGGTGCCCTTGTTTCCAGCACTTTTATTGTTTGGATTCAAGAAAATGCTGGCTGGGGTCTTGGATTTGGCATTCCTGCTTTATTTATGGCATTAGCTATTGGAAGTTTCTTTTTAGGCACTCCCCTTTACAGGTTTCAAAAACCTGGGGGAAGCCCTATTACGAGAATGTGCCAGGTTGTGGTAGCATCTGTCTGGAAGCGAAATCTGGTTGTCCCTGAGGACAGTAATCTCCTATATGAGACACCAGATAAGAGCTCTGCAATTGAAGGAAGTCGGAAACTAGGGCATAGTGATGAACTAAAGTAATTACTTTGTTTACTTTGTGTTTACTGTTGGAGTATTATTAGCTTTCATGGTCACAATTCACAAACAAACCCACAATACAGGAAAAGGAATATATTGTTATGCATGTTAACTTATTCCTAATATTCTTTTAAGGTGCAATTTGTCTTCCTACTAAATTTAAAACTGATTGTTTAAAGGAAATACTAATTTGTTTAAATAGAGGTTGTTCATGTTAGGCTCTGTCGCTCTGACTAGCCAGTTACAGTTAGCTTGACCTTTAGTGCTTAGGCTTTGTTTATCACACAAGATAAGGCCTAATGTGTTAGGATAACTAATCTTGGTGTTTGGAGTGCATAACAGAGAGCAGAACACTATCTGGTCATGTACTCTCATCAGGTGATTTCTGTATGATACCCCTACTATAACCCTTGTACACCTCTTCTGCTTTAGGACTGTTGCCTTATTTTGTTACCCGTAAGCTTACATCCCTCTTTAGAGACCATAGTTGTCACTATCATCAATTTTGGAATACTTTTTATCGAGAACATACCATTTCTAACTTCTGTGATGCTTTCTACGCTTCTGATGGATTTATTCTTAATCTTATACAAATTTCAATGGATCTgcatatttttccaaaaaaaaaaaaataggtgcaAGTTTTAGGCTAACTAAAACCATCATCTTTAAATTATCCAGTGAACACCAGCAAGACCCAACTGTTTGATAGTGTCTTGCTAAACAGTCTAGTAATGCTGATTTCTTTTGATCCCATGAGAAAAATATTACTCTTTCctttattttcctcttttttctgaTTTCTTAATCCATATCTAAAATTCCCTTCGCCACATCTCTCTGGTTCTGTGGTTGAAGTTTATTGTCAGGTGTGTTCCCTTATAtctgtgaattttttttgtgttataacagagaagaaaacaaattagtTTACATTAAATTGGTAGCATCTTGATACTTAAGGGTGTTTGTGAAAAATTTTCCAATTCAATTGTATTTTTCGCAATCAAGAAAAATATGATAGTTTAAATGCTTATTCGGAGGATAGTTATCCTAACCCTTCCTTATCCAGTTCTTATCCTATCCTGAGTGTCAAATGAGGCCTTAAAACAAAAGGGAGTAAAAAATGCTCTGTATACCATAAAAACTATTAATGCTGAGTAAATGCACTGTTACATGTTAATTGCTGTGGTTTTCAGATCTAcgtatatataagtaaaaaaggaatctttttatttcactttttccAGTAAATTTGTGTTGCAGTATGTGTTTGAAATGGAagcatatttttataaaaaaatgattgcgAGTTGCTTATCTAATTATTATATCCTCATTTTGTTGCCTTACTTAAACAGTTATTGCCAACATTTTAGATTTTTCATTCATGGCTCAACTTTGCACATAATTGTCTCGTATTCTGAATTGTGAGAACTGAGAAAAGGTTTATTTACTTGTCTTGGATATCAAAGAATGAACTTGCGATGTgtaatcattttcttttgttttaatgaaGGTGTCTTGATAGAGCGGCTGTAGTGTCTGATGCTGAGAGCAAAAGTGGTGATTATTCTAACCAGTGGAGACTTTGCACCGTGACACAAGTAGAGGAATTGAAAATCTTGATTCGAATGTTTCCAGTTTGGGCTACTGGGATTGTTTTTGCTGCTGTTTATGCCCAGATGTCAACATTGTTTGTGGAACAAGGAACGATGATGAACACAAATTTTGGTTCCTTCAGGATTCCTCCAGCTTCCCTCTCGAGTTTTGATGTGATAAGTGTTATTTTCTGGGTCCCTGTCTATGACAGGATTATTGTTCCCATTGCAAGAAAATTTACAGGCAAGGAGAGGGGCTTTTCAGAGTTGCAAAGAATGGGAATTGGCCTTTTTATTTCAGTCCTGTGCATGTCAGCAGCTGCTATAGTGGAGATTGTGCGCCTGAAGGTTGCAAAAGAGCATGGCCTTGTTGATGAACCTGTTCCTGTACCCCTTAATATATTTTGGCAAATCCCTCAGTATTTCTTATTGGGGGCAGCAGAAGTATTCACATTCGTCGGGCAGCTTGAGTTCTTCTATGACCAATCTCCAGATGCCATGCGTAGTTTATGTAGTGCTTTGTCGCTGTTGACTACTTCACTTGGGAATTACTTGAGCTCTTTCATTCTCACTGTAGTGACTTACTTCACTACACAAGGTGGAAATCCTGGATGGATTCCGGATAACTTGAACAAGGGTCATCTTGATTACTTTTTCTGGCTTTTAGCCGGACTTAGCTTCTTAAATACCTTTGTGTACATAGTTGCTGCCAAAAGGTACAAGCAGAAGAAGTCTGCTTAAGATTTTTCAGGCATTTATTTGGACTGGAAGGACGACATTCTGCTATTTCCTTCTGTCAATGTCGTGATTGTTCTGCATGTGGAATAAAGATGTTCTGCAGTTATGTACGTTTCTTTCATTTACAAAGTATGGTTCAAAACAGCCCTGTCTCTGCCCTCTCTCATGAAGCCTGAAATTGATGAGATGAGATTGCCTGCTACCATTTAGGCTAAACATGGGCAGTTAATGTTCAATTTCTCTACATTGCTTGCTACCATTTGTAACTATTGATGTAGAAAATGTTGATACTCTTTTTATGTGCACCATCGTTTCAGATTGTAGTGTTTGATCAACGAAAAGCAGAGAGCTAGAAGAATGCACTACGGGATAAAAGTAGCATTTGCTTATTAACACTGAAATAATCAAACATAGACACTACACTGGTGATTTGACAAAGGTTGATTATAATGGATAACATATGAATGCAAATAGTGAGCCGAATAAATTTGCCATGCTTCTGGATATTGGCGACAATTGCAGATTACGGTTTGAGTTCATTAGAGTAATAGTTAAGTAAAAtggttttaaattttcatcCAAATTCAATAGCAAATTACAATAACTATTCTAAAAATCAtagctaattaattagttatcataatatttaattggttgacattgttaaaaaaattacattaacgATGTACAGAAATTAAACTCATCTAATTATTTCTGGtatctcattatttatttttttagacaatatatgtttctttattaatcaaaataaattattatgataacataatcttctttatataaaaaaaaagattccttATTAAAAGAAGTTAGAACTTAGAATATAATTGAGTTTATTTAAGTGAGATGTCATAAATAAGGATATCATTGAAAAActaatgttttataatttttaaaatgataaatattcttACATAAActactataaaaagtaaaaCGATAAAAGAAGTAGTATTACTTGAGATGGAGTGAGTAATGAATTCACATTGAATATACAAGAGCAACCGGCAGTGGGGGTGGGACAATGAGTATTTTATCTTTGCATGTGCGTTTTTTCATATTCAACAGCGATGTTAAAATGTACAGATAGTGATTGAAAATCTAACTGATGAAATGCGATCATCCAGAATGAGCCACATGTAAGACTTTCAATgagaaataagaaacaaaaaaactgCATCATTGAAATGTGATTCCATTCTTAATTCTGGTCCAAATCGAACTGCAGACGGTGCAGTTTTGAATCTCAtgactgatatatatatatatatatatatactattaatCTATTATAATGGATAACAGATGAATGCTGACTTGTATTGTGgttgtttcatattttaatttaattctcgTGGTACGAATATGCTAATCAAACTACTAGCTCATTAATGACTACAACCACTCGACAACAAAATAGGTGAAATCCTTGTATATTTTGCCAATGATAATTACTCAAGTATAATTTCTCATGAATTGATAATGACcgaccttttattttttataagctaaGATTTCATTACTCCAAAGAAAGCTAGCTTTAAGCACAAGGTgtgcaattttttatatataatgacaAACCAATTGATAATGACTGacctaaatataatttttaattaaattattataaaaactaataatctaaaacaatttataattaaatcacaatgtaaaaaatctaaaattaaattagaatacactaattgtaaaaaaagttatatcatTGTCTAATTATATACtatgttatcttttttataagaatataCTGCCGTTATCTAAAtctttgcagtaaattaaaaatctcTCTTTACATATCTCTACGTATATATgtagagagagacagagaatATTTTAGTTAATATCCTTCATCATTTTCTCTCCATAAAATTGTACTTACTGTTTAGAGTTTTGCTCAGTTTAGAAGGAggaagagagagggagagaggctTCTCACCAAAGAGTAAGACAAGGGTTCCATTGATGATGATACACCGCTTCTGGAAGAGGGTCTCCTTTAGGTTTTTCCTTATCTCAAAAACTCTATCTTCATGTCATGCTACTTACTTGTATACAACACAAAACAATACAACTATACAAGCCACGACATAACACATACTCATAAACACATAGTTTGCTATgagatataattatatatgattgttTATTTTACTGTGAAGGATGATGAAGGGAGGGAGCAATACACAGGAGAGGGCTCAGTTAACTTTAGAGGAGAGCCTGTTCTAAAGAAGGATACTGGCAATTGGAGGGCTTGTCCTTTTATCCTAGGTACTATGTTCTTACATTTCTCTcatgttattattaaataatcattttttgttttatatcattttaagtAAATAGAATATACGCttgtaaattgtttttatattatcattcaatagGAAATTGTGATGTAGGATAGATTTATTGACTTTCACAGTAACTATCTTACCATGATTTCTAATTTgttaattgtaaaaatatttaagatatttaatttgttgattgtaaaaatatttaagatatttaGACTGATAgtgcatagaaattaaattctatcatttttatgtatataaatCTCGGGCAATGAGTGTTGTGAACGTTTGGCCTTCTTTGGAATTACAACAAAATCTTGTTACCTATCTTACCAACAGATCACATGAAGGAAACGTTTCTTCCGCAAGAAACATTAGCATCTGGCTTGGCACTTCTTATCTCACACCTCTCATTGGAGCCGTTCTAGCTGATGGTTACTGGGGTCGATACTGGACAATTGCTGTTTTCTCTGCGGTTTATTTCATTGTAATAAACTAAGATGAAATAGCCCTCTTTTCCTAGTCAAATGTTTCTCCACACACATATCTCTCTTAGTTATCCAGTAGTATGATAACAATGAAAGATAAACAATATGAACACCCCTGATTCTGTTTTGGATTACCTATATAATATAGTTGATGAATTTATTAGGATGCACCAAGAGTGTTATCTAATCATAGATTTTCATGTATGATAATATTGTTGACTTTTCTAGTAATTACTTTAAAAGATGATTCCTAAAGAATTAAACTCTTACTTGATTACATATATGCTTTGAATGTTTAATTGTCTTTTTATTGTTGTAATAGTGATATGGCTACTGTGTGCAGGGAATGTGTACCTTGACACTTTCTGCATCTTTACCAGCATTGAAGCCTTCTGAATGTTTGGGTTCTGTATGCCCTTCAGCTACTCCTGCACAATATGCTGTGTCCTACTCTGGTCTATACGTGATTGCGCTTGGGATCGGTGGTATAAAGTCATGTGTGCCATCTTTTGGAGCAGGTAAATTTGATAATACTGATCCAAAGGAAAGGGTTAAGAAGGGGTCGTTTT from Glycine soja cultivar W05 chromosome 8, ASM419377v2, whole genome shotgun sequence includes:
- the LOC114421525 gene encoding protein NRT1/ PTR FAMILY 8.3-like, coding for MGSTENELSLAEEALLQDDESKQYTGDGSVDFKGRPVLKRNTGNWKACPFILGNECCERLAYYGIATNLVTYLTQKLHEGNVSAARNVTTWQGTCYLAPLIGAVLADAYWGRYWTIAIFSTIYFIGMGTLTLSASVPALKPAECLGTACPPATPAQYAVFFFGLYLIALGTGGIKPCVSSFGADQFDDTDPQERIKKGSFFNWFYFSINIGALVSSTFIVWIQENAGWGLGFGIPALFMALAIGSFFLGTPLYRFQKPGGSPITRMCQVVVASVWKRNLVVPEDSNLLYETPDKSSAIEGSRKLGHSDELKCLDRAAVVSDAESKSGDYSNQWRLCTVTQVEELKILIRMFPVWATGIVFAAVYAQMSTLFVEQGTMMNTNFGSFRIPPASLSSFDVISVIFWVPVYDRIIVPIARKFTGKERGFSELQRMGIGLFISVLCMSAAAIVEIVRLKVAKEHGLVDEPVPVPLNIFWQIPQYFLLGAAEVFTFVGQLEFFYDQSPDAMRSLCSALSLLTTSLGNYLSSFILTVVTYFTTQGGNPGWIPDNLNKGHLDYFFWLLAGLSFLNTFVYIVAAKRYKQKKSA